From a region of the Solirubrobacterales bacterium genome:
- the rpsH gene encoding 30S ribosomal protein S8, with protein MNNDPIADFLTRIRNALMVGHDQITLPASKTKVEIARVLKEQGYIAEFATAPSKEVPGDDLTVRLRYDDDRRPVLSGLKRISKPGRRVFVAKKDIPRVLGGMGTTIMSTSGGIMTGHEATKKGLGGEIWAEVW; from the coding sequence ATGAACAACGACCCAATCGCAGATTTCCTCACCCGCATCCGCAACGCGCTGATGGTGGGCCACGACCAGATCACCCTTCCGGCTTCAAAGACGAAGGTTGAGATCGCCCGTGTGCTGAAAGAACAGGGATACATCGCAGAGTTCGCAACCGCGCCGTCCAAGGAAGTCCCTGGCGACGACCTGACCGTGCGTCTGCGTTACGACGACGACCGTCGCCCCGTCCTTTCCGGCCTCAAGCGCATCAGTAAGCCTGGTCGCCGCGTGTTCGTGGCCAAGAAGGACATCCCGCGCGTTCTCGGAGGCATGGGCACGACCATCATGTCCACCAGCGGCGGAATCATGACTGGCCACGAGGCAACGAAGAAGGGCCTCGGTGGCGAGATCTGGGCGGAGGTCTGGTAG
- the rpmC gene encoding 50S ribosomal protein L29, protein MAQVATKDIAEMKDDQLVHYIKDAREELFNLRFRHATGELENTSSIKEAKRALARGLTIANQRNLDVNSEIQRG, encoded by the coding sequence ATGGCCCAAGTAGCAACAAAAGACATTGCCGAGATGAAGGACGACCAGCTCGTCCACTACATCAAGGATGCCCGCGAGGAATTGTTCAACCTGCGCTTCCGTCACGCGACGGGCGAGCTCGAGAACACCTCCTCGATCAAAGAAGCAAAGAGGGCGCTGGCCCGCGGTCTGACGATCGCAAACCAGCGCAATCTCGACGTGAACAGTGAGATTCAGCGTGGCTGA
- the rpsC gene encoding 30S ribosomal protein S3, with protein MGQKVHPEAMRVGYIHDWKSNWFNEKNFAEYLIEDVHIREHIFGRLAHAGLSKITIKKNATEVTVNIHTARPGIVIGKSGSEVDALRRDLHKLTDKSVKVNILEVKRPELDAMLVAQSVAEQLENRVAFRRAMKRALTSAMRSGAKGVKIQVSGRLGGSEMARTEMYHDGRVPLHTIRADIDYGFWEARTTFGPIGVKCWVNKGEIMPKGFESDLTEIDAPAPAGDRDNRGRGGRDGRGGGRGGGGRGGPGGGRGGPGGGRGGQGGGGRGGQGGRGPGGQGGSAGGQSGGGRPQSTPAAPAAPAADAPAAAPAEVKTDA; from the coding sequence ATGGGTCAGAAAGTCCACCCAGAAGCAATGCGCGTGGGATACATCCACGACTGGAAGTCCAACTGGTTCAACGAGAAGAACTTCGCTGAGTACCTGATCGAAGACGTCCACATCCGCGAACACATCTTCGGCCGTCTGGCTCACGCCGGTCTGTCCAAGATCACGATCAAGAAGAACGCCACAGAGGTCACCGTGAACATTCACACGGCGCGCCCGGGCATCGTGATCGGCAAGAGCGGTTCAGAAGTCGATGCACTTCGCCGCGACCTGCACAAGCTCACCGACAAGTCGGTCAAGGTCAACATCCTCGAGGTCAAGCGCCCTGAACTGGACGCCATGCTCGTCGCGCAGTCAGTCGCCGAGCAGCTTGAGAACCGCGTTGCCTTCCGCCGCGCAATGAAGCGCGCGCTCACCAGCGCAATGCGCTCTGGCGCCAAGGGCGTCAAGATCCAGGTTTCCGGTCGTCTCGGCGGTTCAGAAATGGCCCGCACCGAGATGTACCACGACGGTCGCGTGCCGCTGCACACGATCCGCGCGGACATCGACTATGGCTTCTGGGAAGCCCGCACCACGTTCGGACCGATCGGCGTGAAGTGCTGGGTCAACAAGGGCGAAATCATGCCCAAGGGATTTGAATCCGACCTCACCGAGATCGACGCACCGGCACCTGCTGGCGACCGCGACAACCGCGGACGCGGTGGACGCGACGGTCGTGGCGGCGGACGTGGCGGCGGAGGCCGCGGCGGACCGGGAGGCGGACGTGGCGGCCCAGGTGGCGGCCGTGGTGGCCAAGGCGGCGGAGGACGCGGTGGCCAAGGCGGACGTGGACCCGGCGGACAAGGCGGCAGTGCTGGTGGACAGTCGGGTGGCGGACGCCCCCAGTCAACTCCCGCAGCACCGGCAGCTCCTGCAGCAGACGCTCCCGCAGCAGCACCCGCAGAGGTGAAGACAGATGCTTAG
- the rpsE gene encoding 30S ribosomal protein S5: protein MAVNHRITNVSSDGLDLQERVVDINRVAKVVKGGRRFSFTALVVVGDEKSIVGIGYGKANEVPIAIQKGVEQAKKNLFEVPKYKSTITHKALGRFGAGQVMLRPASTGTGVIAGGGVRAVLELAGVHDILAKSLGSQNPINLVKATVDALQSLRRPEDVAKARGLTVHDVLGIEKPQAKNIEDEVEAAPEAAASPAEAAIENAAEQQAAQEEVAAAAASAGAEVGSEGVKAESGAAAEAEIADATAGSPATEESVEAPGEEAVVDPAGVEAASETAPEESS, encoded by the coding sequence ATGGCTGTAAATCACCGCATCACCAATGTTTCATCCGACGGACTCGACCTCCAGGAGCGTGTCGTCGACATCAACCGCGTGGCCAAAGTGGTCAAGGGTGGTCGACGCTTCTCCTTCACGGCTCTCGTTGTCGTGGGCGACGAGAAGTCGATCGTCGGCATCGGATACGGCAAGGCGAACGAAGTGCCGATCGCGATCCAGAAGGGCGTCGAGCAGGCAAAGAAGAACCTCTTCGAAGTGCCGAAGTACAAGTCGACGATCACGCACAAGGCGCTCGGCCGCTTCGGTGCGGGTCAGGTCATGCTCAGGCCGGCATCAACCGGTACCGGTGTTATCGCCGGTGGGGGTGTCCGCGCCGTCCTCGAGCTCGCCGGCGTGCACGACATTCTCGCCAAGTCGCTGGGTTCGCAGAACCCGATCAACCTTGTTAAGGCAACCGTTGACGCGCTGCAGTCACTGCGCCGTCCGGAAGATGTCGCAAAGGCGCGTGGACTCACGGTTCACGACGTGCTCGGCATCGAGAAGCCGCAGGCCAAGAACATCGAGGACGAAGTCGAAGCGGCGCCTGAAGCAGCAGCGTCTCCGGCCGAAGCTGCGATCGAGAACGCCGCCGAGCAGCAAGCTGCGCAGGAAGAAGTTGCCGCCGCAGCTGCCTCGGCTGGCGCAGAGGTCGGCTCCGAAGGCGTGAAGGCCGAGTCCGGCGCAGCCGCCGAGGCCGAAATTGCCGACGCCACGGCAGGCTCCCCCGCAACCGAAGAGTCCGTGGAGGCGCCCGGCGAAGAAGCCGTCGTCGACCCGGCAGGCGTTGAAGCAGCCTCTGAGACAGCTCCCGAGGAGAGCTCATAA
- the rpsS gene encoding 30S ribosomal protein S19: MSRSSKKGPWVEDRLFNKIEAMNESGSKQVVKTWSRASTIFPDFVGHTIAVHDGRKHVPVFVSESMVGHKLGEFAPTRTFRGHTGGKGVVK, translated from the coding sequence ATGAGTCGTTCATCAAAAAAAGGACCGTGGGTAGAGGATCGCCTCTTCAACAAGATTGAGGCGATGAATGAGAGCGGAAGCAAGCAGGTCGTCAAGACCTGGTCGCGAGCCTCAACGATCTTCCCGGATTTTGTCGGTCACACGATCGCCGTGCACGATGGCCGCAAGCACGTGCCGGTGTTCGTTTCCGAGTCAATGGTTGGGCACAAGCTGGGCGAGTTCGCCCCGACGCGCACGTTCCGTGGCCACACGGGCGGTAAGGGTGTTGTGAAGTAG
- the rplW gene encoding 50S ribosomal protein L23, translating to MDARTVIIEPVVSEKSYALMSANKYTFRVHNDAHKLQIAQAVEEIFNVKVAKVRTSSVKSKPKRRGGFQGRTRDWKKAIVELKPGSRIELFEGAATE from the coding sequence ATGGACGCCCGTACCGTCATCATCGAGCCCGTCGTGTCGGAGAAGTCCTACGCACTGATGAGCGCCAACAAGTACACCTTCCGCGTACACAACGACGCGCACAAGCTTCAGATTGCCCAGGCAGTCGAGGAGATCTTCAACGTCAAGGTCGCCAAGGTGCGCACCTCGAGCGTGAAGTCCAAGCCGAAGCGCCGTGGCGGATTCCAGGGTCGCACGCGCGACTGGAAGAAGGCGATCGTCGAGCTCAAGCCCGGCAGCCGAATCGAACTCTTTGAAGGGGCGGCGACTGAATAA
- the rplV gene encoding 50S ribosomal protein L22, giving the protein MFADEKDVKATEPEAKAAAEETPAKKAPAKKPTAKKPAAKKDDAAEKKAPAKKATAKKPAAKKDDAEKTEAKADEAAEKKAPAKKAPAKKPAAKKAAPKEPVNVEPTFVRATARYVRSSPRKSRLVVDHIRDSSVEDARIFLQFTARHVGRDVAKVLESAVANAEHNHELDVDNLHIVKAFVDEGPTLKRWRPRAKGRATQILKRTSHITVVVSDVPAKELKKMSELKKTRKVVA; this is encoded by the coding sequence ATGTTTGCTGACGAAAAAGATGTAAAGGCAACTGAGCCTGAGGCAAAGGCCGCCGCCGAGGAAACTCCGGCGAAGAAGGCCCCTGCCAAGAAGCCGACCGCCAAGAAGCCTGCTGCGAAGAAGGACGACGCAGCCGAGAAGAAGGCCCCTGCGAAGAAGGCCACGGCCAAGAAGCCTGCAGCTAAGAAGGACGACGCCGAGAAGACTGAAGCGAAGGCAGACGAAGCTGCCGAGAAGAAGGCTCCCGCCAAGAAGGCACCGGCGAAGAAGCCTGCCGCCAAGAAGGCCGCTCCCAAGGAGCCGGTCAACGTCGAGCCCACGTTTGTCCGCGCAACGGCGCGCTACGTCCGCTCGTCACCGCGCAAGTCGCGCCTGGTCGTTGACCACATCCGCGACTCATCGGTCGAGGACGCGCGTATCTTCCTCCAGTTCACCGCCCGTCACGTTGGCCGTGACGTCGCGAAGGTGCTCGAGTCGGCTGTCGCCAACGCCGAGCACAACCACGAGCTCGACGTGGACAACTTGCACATCGTCAAGGCATTCGTAGACGAGGGACCGACGCTCAAGCGTTGGCGCCCGCGCGCAAAGGGTCGCGCAACGCAGATCCTCAAGCGCACGAGCCACATCACCGTGGTCGTCAGCGATGTCCCCGCTAAGGAACTCAAAAAGATGTCGGAACTCAAGAAGACCAGAAAGGTGGTGGCCTAA
- the rpsQ gene encoding 30S ribosomal protein S17 — protein sequence MREAHKAAGPREGTPATVTEPGTKKIQQGTVVSSKTDKTITVAIDVQESHRMYKKVVRHTKKLTAHDATNDANEGDVVRVIESRPLSKTKRWRLVEVVERAR from the coding sequence TTGCGCGAAGCACACAAGGCTGCTGGTCCCCGCGAGGGCACGCCGGCGACGGTCACCGAGCCGGGCACGAAGAAGATTCAGCAGGGCACTGTCGTGTCAAGCAAGACCGACAAGACGATCACGGTTGCAATTGACGTCCAGGAATCGCACCGTATGTACAAGAAGGTCGTCCGCCACACCAAGAAGCTGACCGCGCACGACGCAACCAACGATGCAAACGAGGGCGATGTCGTCCGCGTGATCGAGTCGCGCCCGCTCTCCAAGACCAAGCGCTGGCGCCTGGTCGAAGTTGTGGAGCGTGCAAGGTAG
- the rplD gene encoding 50S ribosomal protein L4, whose translation MAESVKAPYLGRTGTVALDAAVFGEPFDGSLVHEVVRAERNALRSGNASTKTRGEIAMTGAKAWRQKGTGRARVGALSAGQRRGGGVTFGPTPRSYTFKVNRKVRRKAFRAALSLHAGRGTLAIVPAGAFTEPSTGDAADKLTDWTEKGSVVVITSGAEDVNTAKSFRNIGRVRAVLPPSGIGVYELTAAQNVVISEDALEALTALASADVKRDSKKPVVAVRAGKQNKTLVKGQKKSARTAETPAEEATE comes from the coding sequence ATGGCTGAATCCGTCAAAGCTCCTTACCTCGGCAGGACCGGCACCGTCGCGCTCGATGCAGCCGTCTTCGGTGAGCCGTTCGATGGATCCCTGGTCCATGAGGTCGTCCGTGCAGAGCGCAATGCGCTGCGCAGCGGTAACGCCTCGACCAAGACTCGCGGAGAAATCGCGATGACCGGTGCAAAGGCCTGGCGTCAGAAGGGCACGGGCCGCGCCCGCGTCGGCGCGCTTTCCGCTGGTCAGCGTCGCGGCGGTGGAGTCACCTTCGGTCCGACCCCGCGTTCATACACCTTCAAGGTCAACCGCAAGGTCCGCCGCAAGGCATTCCGTGCGGCACTGAGCCTCCACGCAGGTCGCGGCACACTAGCGATCGTGCCGGCCGGCGCATTCACCGAGCCGTCAACCGGCGACGCCGCCGACAAGCTCACCGACTGGACCGAAAAGGGCTCAGTCGTCGTGATCACCTCAGGCGCCGAAGACGTGAACACCGCGAAGAGCTTCCGCAACATCGGGCGCGTCCGCGCCGTCCTGCCGCCCAGCGGCATCGGCGTCTACGAGCTGACCGCTGCGCAGAACGTCGTGATCAGCGAAGACGCCCTCGAGGCACTCACTGCTCTCGCGAGTGCAGACGTCAAGCGCGACTCCAAGAAGCCGGTCGTCGCAGTTCGCGCCGGCAAGCAGAACAAAACGTTGGTCAAGGGTCAGAAGAAGTCAGCCCGGACCGCTGAAACTCCTGCCGAGGAGGCGACTGAGTAA
- the rplB gene encoding 50S ribosomal protein L2: MAIKRHRPTSPGRRFATWIVNDEVTKTTPEKSLTTGLRKSGGRNNKGRKTARHRGGGAKRAFRQIDFKRNKDGVPAKVAAIEYDPNRTANIALLHYHDGEKRYILAPQGLKVGMTLQSGDGAEIAVGNTLALSAIPTGTVIHAVELQPGKGAQLGRSAGTSIQLAAKDGGNATLRLPSGEMRMVLATCRATIGTVGNADHQNITIGKAGRARHMGKRPQTRGVAMNPVDHPHGGGEAHKTPGGHPTTPWGKPALGYRTRKKNKKSDDMIVRGRKRGKGRRR; the protein is encoded by the coding sequence ATGGCTATCAAGCGTCATAGGCCGACAAGCCCGGGTCGTCGTTTTGCGACTTGGATCGTCAACGACGAGGTCACCAAGACCACGCCGGAGAAGTCGCTCACGACCGGTCTGCGTAAATCGGGCGGCCGCAACAACAAGGGTCGCAAGACTGCCCGCCACCGTGGTGGTGGAGCAAAGCGTGCCTTCCGTCAGATCGACTTCAAGCGCAACAAGGATGGCGTGCCCGCAAAGGTCGCCGCGATTGAGTACGACCCCAACCGCACCGCCAACATCGCGCTGCTGCACTACCACGACGGCGAAAAGCGTTACATTCTCGCGCCGCAGGGCCTCAAGGTCGGAATGACCCTGCAGTCCGGCGACGGCGCAGAGATCGCAGTCGGAAACACTCTTGCCCTCAGCGCGATCCCCACCGGTACGGTGATCCACGCAGTCGAGCTCCAGCCCGGTAAGGGCGCCCAGCTTGGCCGCAGCGCCGGCACATCGATTCAGCTCGCCGCAAAGGATGGCGGCAACGCAACTCTGCGTCTGCCCTCCGGCGAGATGCGCATGGTCCTCGCGACCTGTCGCGCAACGATCGGCACCGTTGGTAACGCCGATCACCAGAACATCACGATCGGTAAAGCAGGCCGCGCCCGCCACATGGGCAAGCGTCCGCAGACCCGAGGCGTTGCGATGAACCCGGTAGACCACCCGCACGGTGGTGGCGAGGCCCACAAGACGCCGGGTGGACACCCGACTACTCCTTGGGGCAAGCCGGCACTGGGTTACCGCACGCGTAAGAAGAACAAGAAGTCCGACGACATGATTGTCCGTGGTCGCAAGCGCGGAAAGGGCCGTCGCCGCTAG
- the rplN gene encoding 50S ribosomal protein L14 yields MIQNESRLKIADNTGAREILCIRVKGGSRRRYAGVGDTITATVKQAAPNGTVKKGEVVTAVVVRTKKEFGRDDGTYISFDENAAVIIDAQNNPRGTRIFGPVARELRDRNFMKIISLAPEVL; encoded by the coding sequence GTGATCCAGAACGAATCCCGCTTGAAGATCGCTGACAACACCGGCGCTCGTGAAATCCTCTGCATTCGCGTCAAGGGCGGCAGCCGCCGTCGTTACGCAGGCGTGGGCGACACGATCACCGCGACGGTCAAGCAGGCTGCGCCGAACGGCACGGTCAAGAAGGGCGAGGTCGTCACGGCCGTAGTCGTTCGCACGAAGAAGGAATTCGGCCGCGACGATGGCACGTACATTTCTTTCGACGAGAACGCCGCCGTCATCATCGACGCGCAGAACAACCCGCGTGGTACCCGTATCTTCGGACCGGTTGCCCGTGAGCTGCGTGACCGCAACTTCATGAAGATCATCTCGCTCGCACCGGAGGTGCTCTAA
- the rplX gene encoding 50S ribosomal protein L24: protein MAKKFKSYQRNDGSKKIRRGDRVIVLSGKSKGHVGEIIRVDHEKNKVYVEGAMVQKVSNRVAQMRNANQGGNQTGGIIEREGPIHVSNVALVDPKDNKATRVRIVREDGIRSRRAARSGQKLD from the coding sequence ATGGCCAAGAAATTCAAGAGCTACCAGCGCAACGACGGATCCAAGAAGATCCGCCGCGGAGACCGAGTAATCGTGCTTTCCGGCAAGAGCAAGGGCCACGTTGGCGAGATCATTCGCGTGGACCACGAAAAGAACAAGGTCTACGTCGAAGGCGCGATGGTCCAGAAGGTCAGCAACCGTGTCGCCCAGATGCGCAACGCAAACCAGGGCGGCAATCAGACAGGCGGTATCATCGAGCGCGAGGGTCCGATCCACGTTTCGAACGTCGCCCTCGTCGACCCGAAGGACAACAAGGCCACGCGTGTCCGCATTGTCCGAGAAGACGGCATTCGTTCCCGCCGCGCAGCACGCTCCGGTCAGAAGCTCGACTAG
- the rplF gene encoding 50S ribosomal protein L6, whose amino-acid sequence MSRIGVQPIPIPEGIAIELEKGNVSVKGPKGELSQSFDPAILVELNDNTLIVTRPSDSKEHKSAHGLVRALVANMVNNCANGYSKELEIQGVGYRASMKGKNIELLVGFSHPVLIEPPEGVTIETPQPTQVIVSGADKQAVGEIAARIRKTRPPEPYKGKGIRYKGEHVQRKVGKRA is encoded by the coding sequence GTGAGTCGTATTGGCGTACAGCCGATTCCGATCCCCGAGGGCATCGCAATCGAACTCGAAAAGGGCAACGTTTCCGTCAAGGGACCTAAGGGCGAGCTATCGCAGTCCTTCGACCCGGCGATTCTCGTCGAGCTCAACGACAACACTTTGATCGTCACGCGTCCGTCTGACTCCAAGGAGCACAAGTCGGCGCACGGTCTCGTTCGCGCACTGGTGGCCAACATGGTCAACAACTGCGCCAACGGATACTCCAAGGAACTCGAGATTCAGGGCGTCGGTTACCGCGCCTCGATGAAGGGCAAGAACATCGAGCTCCTGGTCGGTTTTTCACACCCGGTCCTGATCGAGCCGCCCGAGGGCGTCACGATCGAGACCCCGCAGCCCACCCAGGTGATCGTGTCTGGCGCGGACAAGCAGGCCGTCGGCGAAATCGCCGCCCGCATCCGCAAGACGCGTCCGCCGGAGCCGTACAAGGGCAAGGGCATTCGTTACAAGGGCGAGCACGTCCAGAGGAAGGTTGGTAAGCGCGCATGA
- the rplP gene encoding 50S ribosomal protein L16: protein MLSPKRTKYRKHHRGRMAGNSRGGTTVNFGEYGLKTIDRGWITNRQIEAARIAMTRHIKRGGKVWITIFPDKPTTKKPAETRMGSGKGSPDGWVAVVKPGRVMFEMSGVSEELAREAMQLAAAKLPVKTKFVVREGQEQN, encoded by the coding sequence ATGCTTAGCCCAAAGCGCACCAAGTACCGCAAGCACCACCGTGGCCGCATGGCCGGAAACTCGCGTGGTGGCACGACCGTGAACTTCGGCGAGTACGGCCTGAAGACGATCGACCGCGGCTGGATCACCAACCGGCAGATCGAAGCGGCTCGTATTGCGATGACCCGTCACATCAAGCGTGGTGGAAAGGTCTGGATCACGATCTTCCCGGACAAGCCCACCACCAAGAAGCCGGCCGAGACCCGCATGGGTTCCGGTAAGGGTTCGCCCGACGGTTGGGTCGCAGTCGTCAAGCCCGGACGCGTGATGTTCGAGATGTCCGGAGTCAGCGAAGAACTCGCCCGTGAGGCGATGCAGCTGGCAGCAGCGAAGCTTCCGGTCAAGACCAAGTTTGTAGTCCGCGAAGGCCAGGAGCAGAACTAA
- the rpmD gene encoding 50S ribosomal protein L30, which produces MADTIKIKQVKSKNGANHAQRETLRSLKLGKIDSTNEVKDSPEIRGMLHRVRHLITVEE; this is translated from the coding sequence ATGGCCGACACAATCAAGATCAAGCAGGTCAAAAGCAAGAACGGCGCGAATCACGCCCAGCGCGAGACATTGCGTTCACTTAAACTTGGAAAGATCGACAGCACCAATGAAGTGAAGGACTCGCCGGAAATTCGCGGCATGCTTCATCGCGTGCGCCACCTCATCACGGTGGAGGAGTAG
- the rplC gene encoding 50S ribosomal protein L3 produces MAGLIGKKIGMTQIFQEDGKVERVTAILAGPCFVTGLRNAERDGYDAVQLSFDEVAEKKLTKPANGLFKKTSTPASRKLVEFRGVPTDFVGEDAELKIGDTLTVEQFEKGQIVKVAGVSKGKGFAGTVKRHNFSRGPVTHGSHNTRAPGSIGQSADPARVFKGIRGPGQMGNERITQRGLEIVDVLADENVILVRGPVPGPKGGYVEVRNG; encoded by the coding sequence ATGGCAGGTTTGATTGGAAAGAAGATCGGGATGACCCAGATCTTCCAGGAGGACGGCAAAGTCGAGCGCGTTACCGCGATCCTCGCTGGCCCCTGTTTCGTTACGGGCCTCCGCAATGCGGAGCGCGACGGCTACGACGCCGTCCAGCTGTCCTTTGACGAGGTCGCAGAAAAGAAGCTGACCAAACCGGCCAACGGCCTGTTCAAGAAGACTTCCACTCCGGCTTCACGCAAGCTCGTCGAGTTCCGCGGTGTCCCCACAGACTTCGTGGGCGAAGACGCCGAACTCAAGATTGGTGACACGCTCACCGTCGAGCAGTTCGAGAAGGGCCAGATCGTCAAGGTCGCCGGCGTCTCGAAGGGCAAGGGCTTCGCCGGAACGGTCAAGCGCCACAACTTCTCGCGTGGTCCAGTGACCCACGGTTCGCACAACACGCGTGCCCCGGGTTCGATCGGACAGAGCGCAGACCCGGCACGTGTCTTCAAGGGCATCCGTGGTCCCGGCCAGATGGGTAATGAACGCATCACCCAGCGCGGTCTTGAAATAGTTGATGTTCTCGCTGACGAGAACGTGATCCTTGTGCGCGGACCGGTTCCGGGCCCCAAGGGCGGATATGTAGAGGTCCGTAATGGCTGA
- a CDS encoding 50S ribosomal protein L18 encodes MSQTATRLKNTRRTRRKRRVRAKISGTAERPRISVVRSNRGVSAQVIDDVAGKTLASVNWTEADLRKLSGTEQATKAGEVLAERVKAAGIDSAVFDRNGFLYHGRVKAFAEGIREGGLTV; translated from the coding sequence ATGAGTCAGACAGCTACGCGCCTCAAGAACACACGTCGCACGCGTCGCAAGCGCCGCGTGCGCGCAAAGATTTCAGGCACCGCCGAGCGTCCGCGTATTTCCGTGGTCCGTTCGAACCGCGGCGTCTCTGCCCAGGTGATCGACGACGTCGCTGGCAAGACTCTCGCTTCAGTCAACTGGACCGAAGCAGACCTTCGCAAGCTGTCGGGCACCGAGCAGGCAACAAAGGCTGGCGAAGTGCTGGCCGAGCGTGTCAAGGCCGCCGGCATTGACAGCGCGGTATTCGACCGCAACGGCTTTTTGTACCACGGACGTGTCAAGGCATTCGCAGAAGGCATCCGCGAGGGCGGGCTGACCGTCTAA
- the rpsJ gene encoding 30S ribosomal protein S10, which yields MTQNKIRIRLKAYDHEAIEAAAKEIVQTAERTGATISGPVPLPTEKNVYCVIRGPFKDKDSREHFEIRTHKRLIDIHHPTPKTVDSLQRLDHLPGGVDIEIRI from the coding sequence ATTACACAAAACAAGATCCGCATCCGCTTGAAGGCCTACGACCACGAGGCAATCGAGGCGGCTGCGAAAGAGATCGTTCAGACCGCTGAGCGCACTGGCGCGACCATTTCTGGTCCCGTGCCGCTGCCCACCGAGAAGAACGTCTACTGCGTGATCCGCGGTCCCTTCAAGGACAAGGACTCACGTGAGCACTTTGAGATCCGCACGCACAAGCGTCTGATCGACATCCACCACCCGACCCCCAAAACAGTTGACTCGCTCCAGCGTCTCGACCATCTCCCCGGCGGCGTCGACATCGAGATTCGGATTTAG
- a CDS encoding type Z 30S ribosomal protein S14, giving the protein MAKTSLKVKQSRPQKYSSREYTRCTKCGRPRSVYRKFGVCRICLRELAHQGYIPGMTKSSW; this is encoded by the coding sequence ATGGCAAAGACATCACTCAAGGTCAAGCAGTCCCGTCCGCAGAAGTACTCCTCCCGCGAGTACACGCGCTGCACCAAGTGCGGCCGACCGCGTTCGGTCTACCGCAAGTTCGGCGTCTGCCGTATCTGCCTGCGCGAACTCGCTCACCAAGGCTACATCCCCGGCATGACCAAGTCGAGCTGGTAA
- the rplE gene encoding 50S ribosomal protein L5 codes for MHADAENNTTAKPAPPARLKVKYFEEMRPALKEQLGLPNIMMVPRIEKITLNMGVGDAKQDKKLLAAAQGQLADIAGQHPNVRRARKSIATYKLRDGMPVGVAVTLRDARMYEFLDRLISIAIPRVRDFRGLNPKSFDGRGNYAMGIKEQIIFPEIDYDEIDQTRGLDVIITTSAANDKQAKALLDAFGFPFKKIEQSQPEAVAA; via the coding sequence ATGCACGCAGACGCAGAAAACAACACAACAGCCAAGCCCGCACCGCCGGCGCGACTCAAAGTCAAGTACTTCGAGGAGATGCGTCCTGCGCTCAAGGAGCAGCTCGGACTTCCGAACATCATGATGGTTCCGCGTATCGAGAAGATCACGCTGAACATGGGTGTCGGAGACGCCAAGCAGGACAAGAAGCTCCTCGCAGCCGCGCAGGGCCAGCTTGCCGACATTGCTGGCCAGCACCCCAATGTGCGCCGCGCCCGCAAGTCGATCGCAACCTACAAGCTGCGCGACGGCATGCCCGTCGGTGTTGCAGTCACCCTGCGCGACGCCCGCATGTACGAGTTTCTTGACCGCCTGATCTCAATCGCGATTCCGCGTGTCCGCGACTTCCGCGGGCTCAACCCGAAGTCATTCGACGGGCGCGGCAACTACGCGATGGGCATCAAGGAACAGATCATTTTCCCGGAGATCGACTACGACGAGATCGACCAGACACGTGGTCTCGACGTCATCATCACCACTTCCGCGGCCAACGACAAGCAGGCCAAGGCACTGCTCGACGCGTTCGGCTTCCCGTTCAAGAAGATCGAGCAGTCGCAGCCTGAGGCTGTCGCGGCGTAA